CGAGTGAATTTTTGGAGAAGAAGAGCCTGCGCTGGGGCAGCCTGTTGTTCCATTACGGAATTCTGCTTGTTTTCGGCGGGCATGTGGTGGGATTACTGGTGCCCAAGTCCATTTTGGCCACTGTCGGCGTTAGTGACGAAGCGTACCATTTGGTTGCCGTTTATTTTGGCGGAGCCGCCGGTGTAGTCACCGTGATCGGCCTGTTTTTGCTGCTCGTCCGCCGCTACGGAGATACACGCGTCTCCGTAACCAGCAACTTTGGCGATAAATTTATCGCCCTGCTCTTGTTTTTGGTGATCGGCTTCGGAATTTACAACACGCTTGGATTCAATCTTTTTGTTGGCGGCTTTGATTACCGTACAACCATTTCACCGTGGCTGCGCGGGCTGATCGTCTTTTCCCCGAATCCGAACCTCATGCTCGGTGTGCCGTTGGTGTACCGGCTGCACGTGATTTTCGCCTTTCTGGTTTTTGGCGTCTGGCCCTTTACCCGGCTGGTTCACGTGTGGAGCGTACCCATTGCCTATCTCACGCGCAGCCCGATCATCTACCGAAAGCCGTGCGGGCAAACACCGTAGCGAAAGAAATTTTTGTATTTATTCACCGTAGAGCCGCAAGATCTTCCGGCTCTACAGTTAAAAATCGGATCGTTTTACCACGAAATCTCCTGTGCGGGCACCTACCCGGCCGGCGACCAAATTGCATTTGATAACCAGAAGAAAATACACCGGGCGCGGCGCATCAATGAGCCCCTCCAAATTGCCTTGTCCCTTGGAAATAACCACATCCGCATTCAGAAACTCATTTTTAAATTCCGCTGAAGCCGTTTCCCAAACGGCACCCGGGGCGTCATCGCCCGTTGTGATGATTCTGGCCAGCCGGTCCAGCCCAACCCGTTTGGCGTCCTCCAGGGTGGCATCATTTAAAACGGGCCGGCCGCGCACGGCAAAAAGGATATTGGGATGATGGATAGTTTCGATGAAAAGTTTATCCAACACAATTTCGCCGCAATTGTCCCCCACGTAAAGCACCGTGGATGCCTTTTGCAGATCACGGCGCAGCCGGGGAGAATCGTCAATGGCCAGTTCTGCTTGCACGACGCGATGGATTGTATCCATGACATCCAGCTGATGCTGCGGACCAAAATCGATCACATTGCCGGCGATGGCCAGGCGCATGGCCATGTCGAAGGGATCGTCAGCCCTTTCAACCTGGTGTTTGAAATCCTCGTACAGATTCAGCATCATCTGATTGGTTGTTTCTTTAATCTCCTTGTAGGGGTCGGGATTTTTAAGGACATTCCGTATCATCCGGTGCATTTCCCGGCCCAAAGCCGGCGGGGATTGATGGTAATCGGCCTTCGCCAGAAAATCCAGCAGGGATCGCATGGCCGGTTCGTTTTCGGAATCGGGCAAAATACCGGATTTCAGCAATCGCAAAAAGCTGTTGACAATGCAGGGGATGCAGTCCAGTGAAAGATTCAATTTTCGTTCCTTTTAGCGTTCTGCTGTGGCCAGCTTTTTGGAGAGATTCTTAATCATATCCTCACTCATTTTATCCAGGTCAAAATGGGGTTTCCATCCCCATTCTTTTTGGGCTGCGGAATCGTCGAGACTTCTGGGCCATGAGTCGGCAATTTTTTGTCGAATGGGATCCACCTGATAGTCCATTTCAAATTCCGGAATAAATTTTCGAATGGATTGGGCCATATCTTCCGGCGAGAGGGACATGGCATGGATATTAAAGGCGTTGCGATGGATTAAATGAGGAGGCGGGGCTTCCATCAGTTCAATGGCCGCACGGATTGCATCCGGCATGTACATCATCGGCAGTTGTGTGTCCGGTTTCAAATAGCAGACGTATTTTTTTTGAAGGATTGCCTGATAATAGATGTCCACGGCAAAATCTGTGGTCCCTCCGCCGGGAAGGGTGCGATAGCTGATGAGGCCCGGATAACGCAATCCTCTTGTATCCACGCCAAATCGGGCGAAATAGTAATCGCAGAGCAATTCTCCCGAAACTTTGGTAATGCCATAGATTGTGGTGGGGCGCTGCAGCGTGTCCTGGGGTGTTTTGATGGCGGGTGTATTGGGGCCGAAGGCGGCAATGGAACTCGGAAAAAAGACGCTGCAATGGGCGGTTCGGGCAATTTCAAGCACATTCGTCAAGCAGGTCATATTGACCTGCCAGGCTTTTTGGGGGTCGGTTTCGGCAACGGCCGACAAAATCGCCGCGAGATGAAAAATGGTGTCCGGTTTGTAATCGTTTACCAGACTTAGAACGGCATTTTTTTCCATGCAATTGATTTTGTGGAACGGGCCTGCCTGAGATATCTCTGGATTGGGATGGTCTTTAATATCCGCAGCAATTACCGCGTCATTCCCGAATTTTTTGCGAAGCGACAACGTCAGTTCGGAACCAATCTGTCCGGCAGCACCAAGCACTAAGACCTTTTCCATTGTTCGTTCCCTTTTCTGTTTTTATGTGATTTTCATGCTCGACATGTTTTTGTGGTCGTTAAATGACAAATAAGTTCACTCCAAAAACACGGAGTTGCACACACGATGCTAATTTAATTTCAATAAAATCAATTCGCCAAAATTCGTGAAATTAGTGGGCAAAAGTTTTTTAGAGCAGACTCATAAATCGATAGATTATTATCAATGTACGAATGCATACCTTATTTTTCAACAATAAAAATGGTTTTTGCTTGATTTGACACCCGGAAAAACAGGAAGAACAGAAGGGTGAAACAAGACAGATTTTTTGAAAAAATATCCTTTGCAACCCTACGCATTTATTAATCAATTTGAAAGGACGTGTCATTACAAATGGACTCAAATTCGTATGGCCGCGAATGCGCGAGCGAACCTTTGCAGAGGGACCCGTTATTTAAATGCCGGCGGCGTGTCGAATTCATTTTGATTTTTTCATTTTTATTTGTTACATTTGAGTGGATTTGTTTCCCCCGTAACCGCAATGCATTCTTGGGTTCCAAAACACATTAAACGTATTGGGAGGTTTTATGCAATTACGACCAATCCCTTTTGGGTTGTTGATTTTTGCAATCCTAATTTCTCTATTTTTACCGGCCTACGGACAGAATGATCTTTCAAGACTTTTCCTTCCCCCGGATTTTCAGGCAAAACGGATCAGCAGTTCTGCTGCGGATTTAAACAGTAACGGCGACTCCCGGTTAATTGCACCGGGCAAAACCCTGGTGCTGGCTGATCTGGACGGACCGGGAATCATTTCACACATCTGGGCCACCGTTGGATCGTCCGATCCGTTTTGGGGGCGATCTCTGGTGCTGCGAATTTACTGGGACGGCGCTCCTGAACCCAGTGTGGTGGCCCCATTCGGAGATTTTTTTGGTGTTGGCCACGGTGCCCTGACGTCATTTAATTCGGCGGTCGTGACTCGATCTTCGTATGGCCGCGCGGTCAATTGCTATTGGAAGATGCCATTTCGAAAACACGCCAGAATTACCGTGACCAATGAGTCGACAGTGTTTCCAACGGAATCCTTTTATTATCAGGTGGACTGGCAAAAGTGGCCCGAACTGCCGAAGGATATCCTCTATTTTCATGCACGGTATCGACAGGCCATGCCCGCGGGCCCGGGCGATTACACCATCCTTGAAACAACAGGCAAAGGGCAGTATGTGGGTACGGTCTATTCTGTTCAGGAAATGGAGACGGGCTGGTTTGGAGAGGGGGACGATCGATTTTATATTGACGGAGAGACAACGCCATCACTCCGCGGAACGGGAACCGAAGATTATTTTGGTGACGGCTGGGGATTGCGCCAGTTTTCACGTCCCTATTATGGTGCGTCTTTGTGGGAAGGCTATTTCCCCGGCGATCGTGTGACGGCTTACCGCTGGCATATTCCGGATCCGGTGACGTTTAAAAAATCAATCAAAGTGACCATCGAGCACAAAGGAAGTGTGTACACGGACACCGGTCAGCACCTTGGTCAATCTATTGAGCGGCCGGATTGGATCAGCTCGGTGGCTTTCTGGTATCAATGGCCGCCCAGAACATTTCACACGCCGATTGCGCCTGTGGAAAAGCGCCTGGCACCCTACCGTATTTTGAAGGCGAGCGAGCTGGGAATCCAGGCTGATCCTCCCCGGCATCTTAGCAAAAATAAATTCAGTGTGGATTATTCTCCCATGGTTCCGGATGCTAAACTCAGCTTTACTTTTCGGATAGCTGAGAAGGGCCGCTATCAGGTGAATGCCCTCATTTCTTACTCGGTTTTTGGAAGTCGGTATCAGCCCTTTCTGGACGATCAACCGGCAGGCCCGGTTCTCGATCTGTGTGTTTCCGGGCAGGCTCCGATCTGGACGCGTTTCGATTTGCATGACCTTGAACCTGGTCCACACACACTCCGATTTGAAGGACGAGGCGCGTCCCCGCACAAGCGAACCCTGGTGCCGCCCACTTATGGCATCGGAGTGTATGACATCATTTTACTTCGGCTTGAAGATATGAAGGGATATCATCAAGCGCTTCGAAGAATGCTGAGAAAATAGACGGCCGTTGAATGGACTGGGGAATTTGGACTACTTCAGCCGCCAATGTGTGCCCATGAGAGAAGGCTTTTCCCCGGGGTGTGCCACCTCGTAATACACCGTCCAGATCGAACCGTCCTTCAGTTGCACGGAAGCCGGATAGCCCAGGTCGCCCGTCCGGCCATTTTCGATAATGGCCCGGGTAAGCATGATTTCGTGTGCCACATCCCAGGTTTTCCCGCCGTCTTTACTGATACACGCCCGCTCGGAGTAGGGCTTTTTCCGAACCCCGTACACCACCAAAAGCCAGCCGTTTTTCAGTTGAATTAAATGAGGCGGGTACCCCCAGATGGGGGTTTTGTGGGTAACCGTCCAGGTGTGGCCGCCGTCTGTGCTTTCGGATTGCCTCAGAAATCGCTGGGACATGTCCTTAGGTTGATAGCGGAACATGGCCACGAGTTTGCCGTTTTTCAGCTCCACCACGTGGGGTTCGTAGTACACCTTCAGGGAATCGCCGGGGGGAACAGAGATCTTGGAAATCAGG
The sequence above is a segment of the Calditrichota bacterium genome. Coding sequences within it:
- the narI gene encoding respiratory nitrate reductase subunit gamma codes for the protein MNDLNQFLWVIFPYVMLTIFVVGHIYRYLTDQMGWTSESSEFLEKKSLRWGSLLFHYGILLVFGGHVVGLLVPKSILATVGVSDEAYHLVAVYFGGAAGVVTVIGLFLLLVRRYGDTRVSVTSNFGDKFIALLLFLVIGFGIYNTLGFNLFVGGFDYRTTISPWLRGLIVFSPNPNLMLGVPLVYRLHVIFAFLVFGVWPFTRLVHVWSVPIAYLTRSPIIYRKPCGQTP
- a CDS encoding DUF89 family protein → MNLSLDCIPCIVNSFLRLLKSGILPDSENEPAMRSLLDFLAKADYHQSPPALGREMHRMIRNVLKNPDPYKEIKETTNQMMLNLYEDFKHQVERADDPFDMAMRLAIAGNVIDFGPQHQLDVMDTIHRVVQAELAIDDSPRLRRDLQKASTVLYVGDNCGEIVLDKLFIETIHHPNILFAVRGRPVLNDATLEDAKRVGLDRLARIITTGDDAPGAVWETASAEFKNEFLNADVVISKGQGNLEGLIDAPRPVYFLLVIKCNLVAGRVGARTGDFVVKRSDF
- a CDS encoding NAD-dependent epimerase/dehydratase family protein encodes the protein MEKVLVLGAAGQIGSELTLSLRKKFGNDAVIAADIKDHPNPEISQAGPFHKINCMEKNAVLSLVNDYKPDTIFHLAAILSAVAETDPQKAWQVNMTCLTNVLEIARTAHCSVFFPSSIAAFGPNTPAIKTPQDTLQRPTTIYGITKVSGELLCDYYFARFGVDTRGLRYPGLISYRTLPGGGTTDFAVDIYYQAILQKKYVCYLKPDTQLPMMYMPDAIRAAIELMEAPPPHLIHRNAFNIHAMSLSPEDMAQSIRKFIPEFEMDYQVDPIRQKIADSWPRSLDDSAAQKEWGWKPHFDLDKMSEDMIKNLSKKLATAER
- a CDS encoding DUF2961 domain-containing protein; translation: MQLRPIPFGLLIFAILISLFLPAYGQNDLSRLFLPPDFQAKRISSSAADLNSNGDSRLIAPGKTLVLADLDGPGIISHIWATVGSSDPFWGRSLVLRIYWDGAPEPSVVAPFGDFFGVGHGALTSFNSAVVTRSSYGRAVNCYWKMPFRKHARITVTNESTVFPTESFYYQVDWQKWPELPKDILYFHARYRQAMPAGPGDYTILETTGKGQYVGTVYSVQEMETGWFGEGDDRFYIDGETTPSLRGTGTEDYFGDGWGLRQFSRPYYGASLWEGYFPGDRVTAYRWHIPDPVTFKKSIKVTIEHKGSVYTDTGQHLGQSIERPDWISSVAFWYQWPPRTFHTPIAPVEKRLAPYRILKASELGIQADPPRHLSKNKFSVDYSPMVPDAKLSFTFRIAEKGRYQVNALISYSVFGSRYQPFLDDQPAGPVLDLCVSGQAPIWTRFDLHDLEPGPHTLRFEGRGASPHKRTLVPPTYGIGVYDIILLRLEDMKGYHQALRRMLRK
- a CDS encoding exo-alpha-sialidase, whose translation is RKRWLGSWIRRSTDSGKTWGDPIRVEVSAPYGPIQLRDGRLLYIGSATFNGKHGVGVEESTDDGKTWHLISKISVPPGDSLKVYYEPHVVELKNGKLVAMFRYQPKDMSQRFLRQSESTDGGHTWTVTHKTPIWGYPPHLIQLKNGWLLVVYGVRKKPYSERACISKDGGKTWDVAHEIMLTRAIIENGRTGDLGYPASVQLKDGSIWTVYYEVAHPGEKPSLMGTHWRLK